A single genomic interval of Armigeres subalbatus isolate Guangzhou_Male chromosome 1, GZ_Asu_2, whole genome shotgun sequence harbors:
- the LOC134210342 gene encoding trypsin beta-like, with protein sequence MWLIEVCFIAFAIATISTQPFNGTVSQNGTITNVTHAIDVHHVHHHNKTNLTVPMPFDSANSLPPLATVPTQLPAVTLPVPYNPRNGTNSTTPPMSGIPLYKHPHYDAAGKPVWFPRIIGGTPATLGEFPSKVSLQTSQTSAHFCGGTLLTLRHVLTAAHCITDIQGVPMVATKIQAMADDLNVIPSMNSATRQVRLAMSLNIHEKYNPSSLANDIAIVKLVNEFTKTNTLYPSKRISSAPSAGQLCSLAGWGVVAENSQNISPSLQRVNLEVVSFEQCNAAFQGALVRGMMCASAPGRDACQGDSGGALICQNRVAGVVSFGSGCAHPTIPGVYMDVTHFEKWIGKALNGAPSWAQRGTMLSLVVALVVMAKGFLV encoded by the exons ATGTGGCTCATCGAAGTGTGTTTTATCGCATTTGCAATCG CAACGATATCCACTCAACCCTTCAACGGAACGGTGTCCCAAAATGGAACCATAACGAATGTAACTCACGCAATCGATGTGCACCATGTCCATCACCACAATAAAACTAATCTGACGGTCCCAATGCCCTTCGATTCCGCCAATAGCCTCCCACCGCTTGCGACTGTACCCACACAGCTGCCGGCTGTAACACTGCCGGTGCCTTACAATCCAAGAAATGGCACCAACTCGACTACACCACCCATGTCCGGAATTCCTCTGTACAAACATCCGCACTACGATGCGGCAGGAAAGCCGGTATGGTTTCCCCGAATCATCGGTGGAACTCCAGCGACGCTAGGCGAATTCCCCTCCAAAGTTTCACTGCAAACATCGCAAACCTCGGCCCACTTCTGCGGTGGAACTCTGCTCACCCTGCGACATGTTTTGACGGCAGCCCATTGCATAACTGATATTCAAGGCGTTCCGATGGTTGCCACTAAG ATTCAAGCAATGGCCGATGATCTGAATGTCATACCCTCGATGAACAGCGCAACACGCCAAGTCCGTCTCGCTATGTCACTGAACATCCACGAAAAGTACAACCCTTCGAGCTTGGCGAACGACATTGCCATCGTTAAGCTGGTCAACGAGTTTACGAAAACGAACACTCTCTACCCATCGAAGCGCATTTCCAGTGCACCTTCCGCTGGGCAACTTTGCTCCCTTGCCGGGTGGGGTGTGGTTGCGGAGAACTCCCAAAACATCAGTCCGTCGCTGCAGCGCGTCAACCTGGAAGTGGTTTCCTTCGAGCAATGCAACGCCGCTTTCCAGGGGGCTCTGGTCAGGGGAATGATGTGCGCCTCTGCTCCGGGCCGTGACGCGTGCCAGGGTGATTCGGGTGGGGCTCTGATTTGCCAGAACCGCGTCGCCGGGGTGGTAAGCTTCGGGTCTGGCTGTGCACATCCGACCATTCCGGGGGTCTATATGGATGTCACACATTTCGAGAAGTGGATCGGAAAGGCCCTGAACGGAGCGCCGAGCTGGGCTCAAAGGGGAACAATGCTTAGTTTGGTGGTGGCTTTGGTGGTCATGGCGAAAGGTTTTCTTGTCTGA